In Rhodoligotrophos defluvii, a genomic segment contains:
- a CDS encoding urease subunit beta, producing the protein MAKTSKGSNRASKAAKAKPGTKPQSATTPDNATQSAGRVPVGGYVLAAEPIELNAGRPRVVLKVRNTGDRPIQVGSHFHFLEVNRYLSFDRAAAFGMRLDIPASTAIRFEPGDEKEVTLVPFGGKRFAYGFNNLVDGWTGEGPNPGYRPNFEAAMRRAHERGFKTTR; encoded by the coding sequence ATGGCCAAGACATCCAAGGGCAGCAACCGAGCGAGCAAAGCCGCAAAAGCAAAGCCAGGCACGAAGCCACAATCTGCCACGACGCCGGACAATGCCACGCAAAGTGCGGGCCGCGTGCCGGTCGGCGGCTATGTGCTCGCCGCGGAGCCGATTGAGCTGAATGCCGGGCGGCCGCGTGTGGTCCTGAAGGTCCGGAACACGGGAGACCGGCCAATCCAGGTCGGCTCGCATTTCCACTTTCTGGAAGTGAACCGGTATCTCTCCTTCGACCGCGCCGCCGCATTCGGGATGCGGCTTGATATTCCCGCCAGCACCGCGATCCGTTTCGAGCCGGGGGACGAGAAGGAGGTGACCCTGGTGCCGTTCGGCGGAAAGCGGTTCGCCTATGGGTTCAACAATCTCGTGGACGGCTGGACCGGCGAAGGCCCCAACCCCGGCTATCGACCGAATTTCGAAGCGGCCATGCGACGGGCGCATGAGCGAGGGTTCAAGACCACGCGGTGA
- a CDS encoding urease subunit gamma, with translation MDLTPREFDKLIIYSLAEIALKRKARGIKLNHPESVAILSAYVLDGAREGRTVEDVMKGARNVLTSDDVMPGVPDLIPMIQVEAVFTDGSRLVTLHQPIQ, from the coding sequence GTGGATCTTACTCCGAGAGAGTTCGATAAGCTTATCATCTACTCGCTGGCTGAGATCGCACTCAAGCGAAAGGCTAGGGGTATCAAGCTCAACCACCCTGAATCCGTCGCAATATTGTCGGCCTATGTTCTCGATGGCGCCCGCGAAGGCCGTACGGTCGAGGACGTCATGAAGGGCGCGCGCAACGTGCTGACGAGCGATGACGTGATGCCGGGGGTGCCTGATCTCATCCCGATGATCCAGGTCGAAGCGGTGTTTACCGACGGCAGCCGGCTGGTGACGCTGCATCAGCCGATCCAATAG
- a CDS encoding HupE/UreJ family protein: MKLRCLMALLLLVATAVLAPSIAFAHTGLGSQADFVHGFLHPLTGVDHTLAMLAVGVVAYQIGGRALWLIPVTFVVAMALGGVLGMGGVNLPFVEIGIALSVIVLGAAVAFGMPAPLAAVMTVVGLFAIFHGHAHGSEIPESAGGLAYGFGFMGATALLHLGGIAVGLLIGWVGKTHERALARAAGGLMSIAGIGILAGIM; encoded by the coding sequence ATGAAGTTGAGATGCTTGATGGCTTTGCTTTTGCTTGTAGCCACTGCAGTGCTCGCCCCGTCCATCGCTTTCGCCCACACCGGGCTCGGGTCTCAGGCAGACTTCGTTCACGGCTTCCTCCATCCCCTCACGGGTGTGGATCATACCCTGGCGATGCTGGCGGTCGGCGTTGTGGCTTATCAGATTGGCGGACGGGCACTCTGGCTCATTCCGGTCACCTTCGTCGTGGCGATGGCGCTCGGCGGGGTTCTCGGCATGGGGGGCGTCAATCTCCCCTTCGTCGAGATCGGCATCGCGCTGTCGGTCATCGTTCTCGGCGCAGCCGTTGCGTTCGGCATGCCGGCGCCGCTTGCAGCCGTGATGACCGTTGTCGGCCTCTTCGCGATCTTCCATGGCCACGCCCATGGTAGCGAAATTCCGGAGAGCGCCGGAGGCCTCGCCTATGGGTTTGGCTTCATGGGCGCCACAGCGCTCCTGCATCTCGGCGGCATCGCGGTCGGGCTCCTGATCGGGTGGGTGGGCAAGACCCATGAGCGCGCGCTGGCGCGCGCCGCTGGTGGGCTGATGTCGATTGCGGGGATAGGCATCCTCGCCGGGATCATGTGA
- a CDS encoding amidase gives MGSAAAIVEDRLARRDRQVAALANAVLDWWDDGARRQADLIDRAASPDHVLRGLTLSVKANVDVEGARTTAASKALDNVAPAAADAPVVAKLRAAGAIFLAQTNMVEFAYGALGPNPHHGAPLSPLFPGERRVTGGSSSGAAVTVALGVVDAALGTDTSGSVRIPAACCGVASFKPTQGRYSAEGIIPLTPTFDTAGFLAPDITTCDRLDAAVTGRTVTADVPPLAGTRFLVPRGFLTAVACDNTMLSRFERALDELRRAGAAIADADMSYLVDVGDAARAGSMVAVEALSWHEALLAERAERYDPRVAPRIAAGASVPALTYFRARRQLEALADRYAADIGEAVAILTPTVPGVPPKLSELAEDARYLALNLRIMRLTEIANRINVPSLTVPIGDGAGAASILLTGQRGDDIRLLETGRAIEAVVREIK, from the coding sequence ATGGGAAGTGCGGCGGCAATCGTCGAGGACAGGCTGGCGCGGCGCGACCGGCAGGTGGCAGCGCTCGCCAACGCCGTTCTCGACTGGTGGGACGACGGCGCGAGGCGACAGGCGGATCTCATCGACCGGGCTGCGTCCCCCGACCACGTGCTGCGCGGCCTCACGCTGAGCGTGAAGGCCAATGTCGATGTCGAGGGTGCGCGCACGACAGCTGCGTCGAAGGCGCTCGATAACGTCGCTCCGGCCGCCGCCGACGCGCCCGTCGTGGCAAAGCTGCGGGCCGCCGGCGCCATCTTCCTCGCCCAGACCAACATGGTGGAATTTGCCTATGGCGCGCTCGGGCCCAACCCGCACCACGGCGCGCCCCTCAGCCCACTTTTTCCAGGGGAGCGGCGCGTTACGGGTGGCTCGTCCTCGGGGGCCGCTGTCACGGTGGCGCTCGGGGTTGTCGATGCGGCCCTCGGGACCGACACGAGCGGCTCCGTCCGCATCCCCGCTGCCTGTTGCGGCGTGGCCTCGTTCAAGCCGACGCAGGGGCGCTACAGCGCGGAGGGGATCATCCCCTTGACCCCGACATTCGACACCGCCGGCTTTCTCGCGCCCGACATCACCACCTGCGACCGCCTCGACGCCGCCGTGACAGGCCGGACCGTAACGGCCGACGTGCCGCCGCTCGCCGGCACCCGATTCCTCGTGCCCCGTGGCTTCCTGACGGCAGTCGCCTGTGACAACACCATGCTCTCCCGCTTCGAACGGGCTCTCGATGAGCTCCGGCGCGCCGGCGCCGCGATCGCCGATGCCGACATGTCCTACCTCGTCGACGTGGGGGATGCGGCGCGCGCCGGATCGATGGTCGCGGTGGAAGCGCTGAGCTGGCACGAGGCGTTGCTTGCCGAACGGGCCGAACGATACGATCCACGCGTCGCGCCACGCATCGCCGCCGGCGCATCGGTTCCCGCCCTCACCTATTTCCGCGCGCGCCGCCAGCTCGAGGCGCTCGCGGACCGTTATGCCGCCGATATCGGCGAGGCAGTAGCGATCCTGACGCCAACGGTTCCCGGCGTGCCGCCCAAGCTTTCCGAACTGGCGGAGGACGCGCGCTATCTCGCGCTCAACCTCAGGATCATGCGGCTGACCGAGATCGCCAATCGCATCAACGTGCCGAGCCTCACCGTGCCGATCGGCGACGGGGCAGGCGCGGCGAGCATCCTCCTCACGGGGCAGCGCGGCGACGATATCCGCCTGCTCGAGACGGGCCGCGCCATTGAAGCTGTTGTCAGGGAGATCAAGTGA
- a CDS encoding ectoine synthase, producing MIVTTLESVIGTPDHVSGQGWQSRRLLLHRHGLGYSFHDTIIEEGTEQHLQYKNHIEANYCIEGEGEVVDVATGATYPVTPGTVYVLDKHDAHILRALRGRLRLLCIFAPALIGHESHDADGSYAPPSDSAT from the coding sequence ATGATCGTCACCACGCTCGAAAGTGTCATCGGAACGCCGGACCACGTTTCCGGGCAGGGCTGGCAGAGCCGCAGGCTTCTCCTCCACCGCCACGGCCTCGGCTACTCGTTCCATGATACGATCATCGAGGAGGGCACGGAGCAGCACCTCCAGTACAAGAACCACATCGAGGCGAATTACTGCATCGAAGGCGAGGGCGAGGTTGTGGACGTTGCCACGGGCGCGACTTACCCGGTGACACCCGGAACGGTCTACGTCCTCGACAAGCATGACGCGCACATCCTGCGCGCGCTGCGCGGCCGGCTGCGGCTCCTGTGCATCTTCGCCCCGGCGCTCATCGGGCACGAAAGCCACGACGCCGACGGCAGCTATGCGCCGCCCTCCGACTCCGCGACATGA
- a CDS encoding lipid kinase — protein MSRSSRQRALLLRNPKARRGQEPITPLLQRLERGGLNVTVETFEALPEIARDIVRLRDLADLVIVCGGDGSVSSAALAAMESGLPLGIIPMGTANDLARTLDIPMDLLAAADVIARGETRRIDVGTVNGHAFFNVASIGLSSELAQGLDPALKKRFGRFGYALSAMRVLTRASMFSAKITEKGQTIEVETYQIAVGNGRHYGGGNVVEENAEIDDGHLDLYSLEMKNLWKLALMLRSFRSGTHGAWREVRTARCVEFDIETKKPMPVNTDGEIVTATPAHFKVHPQAISIFAPVVHQRPGIVRPFLYHR, from the coding sequence ATGAGCCGATCGAGCCGGCAGCGCGCTCTGTTGCTGCGCAATCCCAAGGCGCGGCGCGGACAAGAGCCGATCACACCTCTCCTCCAGCGACTGGAAAGAGGCGGGCTGAACGTGACCGTTGAGACGTTCGAGGCGTTGCCCGAGATTGCGCGCGACATCGTACGACTGCGCGATTTGGCCGATCTCGTCATCGTTTGCGGCGGCGATGGCTCGGTGTCCTCGGCAGCACTCGCCGCCATGGAAAGCGGCCTACCGCTGGGCATCATCCCAATGGGCACGGCCAACGACCTTGCTCGAACGCTCGATATACCGATGGACCTTCTGGCGGCCGCCGACGTGATCGCGCGTGGAGAAACACGACGGATCGACGTCGGTACGGTCAATGGCCATGCCTTCTTCAACGTCGCGAGCATCGGGCTGAGCAGCGAGCTCGCGCAGGGGCTCGACCCGGCGTTGAAGAAGCGCTTTGGGAGGTTCGGCTATGCGCTCTCCGCCATGAGGGTTCTGACCCGTGCGTCCATGTTCAGCGCGAAGATCACGGAAAAAGGGCAGACGATCGAGGTCGAAACCTATCAGATCGCAGTCGGTAACGGGCGGCACTATGGCGGTGGCAATGTGGTCGAAGAGAATGCGGAGATCGATGACGGGCACCTCGATCTCTATAGTCTCGAGATGAAGAACCTATGGAAGCTGGCGCTGATGCTGCGGTCGTTCCGATCCGGAACGCATGGGGCCTGGCGCGAAGTTCGCACAGCCAGATGCGTCGAGTTCGACATTGAGACGAAGAAGCCCATGCCGGTGAACACCGATGGCGAGATCGTCACGGCGACACCAGCCCATTTCAAGGTTCACCCGCAAGCGATCTCCATCTTCGCCCCGGTCGTTCATCAGCGTCCCGGAATAGTCCGTCCCTTCTTGTATCACCGTTGA
- a CDS encoding SDR family oxidoreductase: MDMGISGLRVAISGAASGIGLEMARAFVREGARVFIGDVDRNALDALKATDPEIASAPCDVADRAAASSWFDRCIDTLGGLDCLINNAGIAGPTANVETLDPEEWDRTLAVNISGQFNLTRLAVRHLRRSANASILNMSSAAGRLGFALRTPYAASKWAVVGFTKSLAKELGPDGVRANALLPGLVDGERIRKVFASKAAARGITADEQEAAALALVSMRKLVPTSELADMAVYLASPHGASISGQAISICGDLEALQ, encoded by the coding sequence ATGGATATGGGTATTTCGGGCCTGCGGGTGGCCATTTCGGGGGCAGCCTCGGGCATAGGACTCGAGATGGCGCGGGCATTCGTGCGGGAAGGGGCGCGCGTCTTCATTGGAGATGTCGACCGGAATGCGCTCGATGCCTTGAAGGCAACGGACCCGGAGATCGCCTCGGCGCCGTGCGATGTGGCCGATCGGGCGGCCGCGTCCTCATGGTTCGACCGCTGCATCGACACGCTCGGCGGCCTCGATTGCCTCATCAACAATGCGGGAATCGCGGGACCGACGGCCAATGTGGAAACGCTCGACCCGGAGGAATGGGACCGGACGCTGGCGGTCAATATTTCCGGCCAGTTCAATCTGACCCGGCTCGCCGTCCGCCATTTGCGCAGGAGCGCCAATGCCAGCATTCTGAACATGTCGTCGGCGGCCGGCCGGCTCGGCTTCGCGCTGCGCACGCCTTACGCCGCCTCCAAATGGGCCGTCGTCGGCTTCACCAAGTCGCTTGCCAAGGAGCTCGGCCCGGATGGCGTTCGCGCCAACGCGCTGTTGCCAGGCCTCGTGGACGGGGAGCGCATCCGCAAGGTCTTCGCCAGCAAGGCCGCCGCGCGCGGCATCACCGCCGATGAGCAGGAGGCAGCAGCCCTGGCGCTCGTGTCGATGCGTAAACTGGTGCCGACGAGCGAACTGGCCGATATGGCCGTCTATCTGGCCTCGCCCCACGGCGCCTCCATCTCCGGACAGGCGATCAGCATCTGCGGTGACTTGGAGGCGCTGCAATGA
- a CDS encoding SDR family NAD(P)-dependent oxidoreductase yields MNTTDDMPVAIVTGASKGIGRACAEAFAERGYRVVANARSATELEDLARSIAGAGGHCRAVTGDVADPATADALAAAVQELGGRCDVLLNCAGMQPLVNEVENLPLDDWHHTIAANLTGTFLVCRRIVPLMKSAGRGRIINVASGLAKHVQPGLSAYSAAKAAVVQFSAVLAAEAADSGVTVLSAHPGVVDTDIVRQNLADTRPGVANQMITRLERLKREGLLISPRQSARFLVWLASAEIETGSFVRADDPAHADKIAEYWRNTA; encoded by the coding sequence ATGAACACAACAGACGACATGCCGGTTGCGATCGTCACTGGAGCCAGCAAAGGCATCGGTCGGGCGTGCGCCGAGGCATTCGCCGAGCGCGGCTACCGGGTGGTTGCCAATGCACGCTCTGCCACCGAGCTCGAAGACCTTGCCCGGTCCATTGCCGGTGCGGGCGGACATTGCCGGGCCGTGACCGGGGACGTCGCCGATCCGGCGACCGCCGATGCGCTTGCCGCCGCGGTCCAGGAATTGGGCGGGCGCTGCGACGTGCTTCTCAATTGCGCCGGCATGCAGCCGCTGGTGAACGAGGTAGAGAACCTGCCGCTGGACGACTGGCACCATACCATCGCTGCGAACCTGACGGGTACGTTCCTGGTCTGCAGGCGTATCGTTCCGCTGATGAAGTCGGCCGGCCGGGGTCGGATCATCAACGTCGCCTCCGGCCTGGCGAAACACGTCCAGCCGGGGCTGTCCGCCTACAGCGCGGCGAAGGCCGCTGTCGTGCAGTTTTCGGCGGTTCTCGCTGCCGAAGCAGCGGATAGCGGCGTCACCGTGCTCTCCGCACATCCCGGCGTCGTCGACACCGACATCGTGCGGCAGAACCTCGCCGACACGCGGCCCGGGGTGGCGAACCAGATGATCACGCGGCTGGAAAGGCTGAAACGCGAAGGGCTGCTGATCTCGCCGCGCCAATCCGCGCGGTTCCTCGTGTGGCTTGCATCGGCGGAGATCGAGACCGGCAGCTTCGTCCGCGCCGACGATCCGGCCCATGCGGACAAGATAGCGGAGTATTGGCGCAACACCGCCTGA
- a CDS encoding IclR family transcriptional regulator, with protein MPKTTLKEAGGPDSIQAVRIAIGLLEKLAFGGKFGRVTDLAKELGTSKNRVHRYLKALEELGYVAQEEDTQRYMVGVRFVQVGNAVATEYDFLSVSRPIMERLRDALGFSIVLSQVDRGRLFAIEQVQGRGEVTFSITVGSPLRLHNSAQGKIVLAFGDPSLLAATLAEPLTPRTPATIVDPEKLRLEVAKARERGWAIAPGEIMSGINAAAVPIFDHRGKLFGTLATVASIDDLPGDPGEKHLSLLKQAAADISASLPMQRSK; from the coding sequence ATGCCGAAGACGACGCTGAAGGAGGCTGGGGGGCCGGACAGCATCCAGGCGGTGAGGATCGCCATCGGGCTGTTGGAGAAGCTGGCGTTCGGTGGAAAATTCGGACGCGTCACCGACCTCGCCAAGGAACTCGGCACCTCGAAGAACCGGGTCCACCGCTATCTTAAGGCGTTGGAGGAACTGGGCTATGTCGCGCAGGAGGAAGACACGCAGCGCTACATGGTCGGGGTCCGGTTCGTGCAGGTGGGCAACGCAGTGGCCACCGAATACGATTTCCTGAGCGTGAGCCGCCCGATCATGGAGCGGTTGCGCGACGCGCTGGGCTTCTCGATCGTCCTGTCACAGGTCGACCGCGGCCGCCTCTTTGCCATCGAACAGGTGCAGGGGCGAGGCGAGGTTACCTTCAGCATCACGGTCGGGAGCCCGCTCCGCCTGCATAACAGCGCCCAGGGCAAGATCGTGCTCGCCTTCGGCGATCCTTCGCTGCTTGCCGCGACCCTGGCCGAGCCGCTGACGCCGCGCACCCCCGCCACGATCGTCGACCCGGAGAAGCTGCGCCTCGAAGTTGCGAAGGCGCGCGAGCGCGGATGGGCGATCGCGCCCGGCGAGATCATGTCCGGGATCAACGCGGCGGCCGTGCCGATTTTCGACCACCGCGGCAAGCTCTTCGGAACGCTGGCAACCGTCGCCTCGATCGACGACCTTCCGGGCGATCCCGGCGAGAAGCACCTGTCGCTGCTGAAGCAGGCAGCCGCCGACATCTCGGCGTCACTTCCCATGCAGAGGTCGAAATGA
- a CDS encoding hydantoinase/oxoprolinase family protein — translation MAGDISLAVDIGGTFTDIVLRKGNDIFLEKTLTTHEDLLVGFFTGVDAAMARAGLQAGEMNGPIIHATTVVTNALIERTGAPTAMVFTRGFKDILRIRDERRYDMYDPQIEFPRPLVDADHTFTVNERIYADGTVGRAVDDAEIDMLCEELARLGIASVGVCLLHSYRNPTNERAVAAGIRKRLPEIHVSLSSDIAPQIREYLRASTTAANAYAVPITKPYLDKLERTLRARGFPSNALIMLSSGGVVAPSTAGRLPVRMIESGPAAGALGATHASKTLSFADIIAFDMGGTTAKVCLIRDAKPLVSGYFEIDRMYRFKEGSGLPVTVPCIDLIEIGAGGGSIASIDPLGLLKVGPRSAGSRPGPACYGRGGIDPTVTDANVVLGTIDAGNFLGGSMPLDADAAGRALESIAGPLRTDAIGAARGVYRLVCETMASAVRAHAAERGVDYRGVPMLAFGGAGPVHACEVASLLKSRTVIFPPLASVYSAFGSLVTPPRLDLVRSALQPLSEVDWDAVEKTFSELEDEGRDALREAGCPDASIRFRYAADLRYVGQHYDLLVELDQRPAGQDAAEHIRQRFHSDYVRRYRVTPDGVDVEVVNWRLTAIGSEDRVPEIKLTADARSGRVRMRKVHLWNDGEDVRVIARSELASLGRLQGPLIIEEAETTLVIPPDWCVQAGALGAVMANRLGQEQIQ, via the coding sequence ATGGCGGGCGACATTTCCCTGGCCGTCGACATCGGAGGCACCTTCACAGACATCGTGCTCCGGAAGGGGAATGACATCTTCCTCGAGAAGACGCTGACCACGCACGAGGATTTGCTTGTCGGGTTCTTCACCGGCGTGGACGCGGCCATGGCCCGTGCCGGCCTGCAGGCCGGCGAGATGAACGGGCCGATCATTCACGCCACGACCGTGGTCACCAACGCCCTAATCGAGCGGACCGGCGCGCCGACCGCCATGGTCTTCACCCGCGGCTTCAAGGACATCCTGCGCATCCGAGACGAACGCCGCTATGACATGTACGACCCGCAGATCGAGTTTCCGCGACCGCTGGTCGATGCCGATCACACCTTCACCGTCAATGAGCGCATCTACGCCGACGGCACGGTCGGCCGCGCGGTCGACGACGCCGAGATCGACATGCTCTGCGAGGAGCTGGCCCGGCTGGGCATCGCCTCGGTCGGCGTGTGCCTGCTCCACAGCTATCGCAACCCGACCAACGAACGTGCGGTTGCCGCGGGAATTCGCAAGCGGCTTCCCGAAATCCATGTTTCGCTGTCGTCCGACATCGCGCCGCAGATCAGGGAGTATCTGCGTGCTTCGACGACAGCGGCCAACGCCTATGCGGTCCCGATCACCAAGCCCTATCTCGACAAGTTGGAGCGCACGCTGAGGGCGCGCGGATTCCCGAGCAACGCATTGATCATGCTCAGCTCCGGCGGCGTCGTCGCGCCGTCGACGGCAGGGCGGCTGCCCGTCCGCATGATCGAAAGCGGCCCCGCCGCCGGCGCGCTTGGCGCCACCCACGCCTCAAAGACGCTGTCCTTCGCCGACATCATTGCCTTCGACATGGGCGGCACGACCGCCAAGGTCTGCTTGATCCGCGACGCGAAACCGCTCGTCAGCGGCTATTTCGAGATCGACCGGATGTATCGCTTCAAGGAGGGAAGCGGTCTGCCGGTGACGGTGCCCTGCATCGATCTCATCGAGATCGGGGCCGGCGGCGGCAGTATCGCCTCCATCGACCCGCTGGGGCTGCTGAAAGTCGGCCCGCGCAGCGCCGGCTCGCGCCCCGGTCCGGCCTGCTACGGCCGCGGCGGCATCGACCCGACCGTGACCGACGCCAATGTCGTGCTCGGCACGATCGATGCGGGAAATTTCCTCGGCGGCAGCATGCCTCTCGATGCGGATGCCGCGGGGCGTGCACTGGAGAGCATTGCCGGTCCGCTCCGGACGGATGCCATCGGCGCCGCACGCGGTGTCTATCGGCTCGTGTGCGAAACGATGGCTTCGGCCGTCCGCGCGCACGCGGCCGAGCGCGGCGTCGACTATCGCGGTGTACCGATGCTCGCCTTCGGCGGCGCCGGCCCGGTCCATGCCTGCGAGGTCGCCTCGCTGCTGAAGAGCCGGACCGTGATCTTCCCGCCGCTGGCCAGTGTCTATTCGGCATTCGGCAGCCTGGTCACGCCGCCGCGTCTCGACCTGGTGCGCAGCGCGCTGCAGCCGCTTTCGGAGGTGGACTGGGACGCGGTGGAAAAGACGTTTTCCGAGCTCGAGGACGAAGGGCGGGACGCGCTGAGGGAGGCGGGCTGCCCGGACGCCAGCATCCGCTTCCGCTACGCCGCCGATCTTCGCTACGTAGGCCAGCACTACGACCTCCTGGTCGAGCTCGATCAGCGCCCGGCCGGCCAAGACGCCGCCGAGCACATCCGCCAGCGATTCCATAGCGACTATGTCAGGCGCTACCGCGTCACGCCCGACGGCGTCGACGTCGAAGTCGTCAACTGGAGGCTGACGGCGATCGGCTCCGAGGACCGCGTCCCGGAGATCAAGCTGACAGCGGACGCCCGGTCTGGGCGCGTGCGCATGCGCAAGGTTCATCTGTGGAACGATGGAGAGGACGTTCGGGTGATCGCGCGCTCCGAACTGGCTTCGCTCGGCAGGCTGCAAGGACCGCTGATCATCGAGGAGGCGGAGACCACGCTCGTGATACCGCCGGACTGGTGCGTACAGGCCGGGGCGCTGGGCGCCGTGATGGCCAACCGTCTCGGTCAGGAGCAGATCCAGTGA
- a CDS encoding hydantoinase B/oxoprolinase family protein produces MIDSIALELMWSHLRSVVTEQAKAMQRIAFSPVVREAGDLAYALFDARGRIVAQADTGTPGHINCLAFTGKYLHDNFGSELEPGDVMITNDPWLGAGHFFDIAIVAPVFRNGRLLGYVGSTNHHTDIGGTGVSIAGVDVHEEGLWIPPAKLYEAGKPNRVLHDMILRNVRTPDLLSGDLAAQVASARSGGEEIIELCERHGMENIEALSDNIVALSETAMREAIRACPSGAWTGRTSFDVNGDLEIELVATVNIDGDAGEILVDFTGSSSQVDRGINVVLNYTHAYSTFAVRSCLTPDLPNNFGSMAPVKVKAPKGSIVNCEYPAPVAARHIVGMYVPMPILKALHGVVPDRVLAEGPGAVWSAQVKGRDADGRSYTSSQFSFAGGMGARMAKPGPDATCYPTGIGATPLEVLEMEAPVVFHHREIRPGSGGVGRSPGGNGQIIEFGVRTGRPWNLIFSATGVSQAPEGLDGGGNGSPGKLLVNGKTWVGTGRSRMQPDDVVRMETPGGGGFGAAPQDAGTQNQARGNANEPQEGAEMEGSSH; encoded by the coding sequence GTGATCGACTCCATCGCGCTCGAACTGATGTGGTCGCACCTGCGCAGCGTCGTGACGGAGCAGGCGAAGGCCATGCAGCGCATCGCCTTCAGCCCTGTCGTCCGTGAGGCAGGCGACCTGGCCTACGCGCTGTTCGACGCGCGTGGCCGGATCGTCGCCCAGGCCGACACCGGCACGCCCGGCCATATCAACTGTCTGGCCTTCACGGGCAAATATCTGCACGACAATTTCGGCTCAGAACTCGAGCCGGGTGACGTGATGATCACCAACGACCCGTGGCTGGGCGCGGGGCATTTCTTCGACATCGCGATCGTGGCCCCGGTGTTCCGCAACGGCCGGCTGCTCGGATATGTGGGATCGACAAACCACCATACCGACATCGGCGGGACGGGCGTCAGTATCGCCGGCGTCGACGTCCATGAGGAGGGCCTGTGGATCCCGCCGGCAAAGCTTTACGAAGCCGGCAAGCCCAACAGGGTCCTGCACGACATGATCCTGCGCAATGTGCGCACGCCGGACCTGCTTTCCGGCGACCTCGCCGCGCAGGTCGCGAGCGCACGATCCGGTGGGGAGGAGATCATCGAGCTGTGCGAACGGCACGGGATGGAGAACATCGAAGCCCTGTCCGACAACATCGTCGCGCTTTCCGAAACAGCCATGCGCGAAGCCATCCGGGCGTGCCCCTCCGGCGCCTGGACCGGAAGGACCTCCTTCGACGTCAACGGCGATCTCGAGATCGAGCTCGTGGCAACCGTCAACATCGACGGCGATGCGGGCGAGATCCTCGTCGATTTCACCGGGTCGAGCAGCCAGGTCGATCGCGGCATCAACGTGGTGCTCAACTATACTCACGCCTATTCGACCTTCGCTGTCCGCTCCTGCCTGACGCCGGACCTTCCGAACAATTTCGGCAGCATGGCGCCGGTGAAGGTGAAAGCGCCGAAGGGCAGTATCGTGAACTGCGAGTATCCGGCACCGGTCGCGGCGCGGCATATCGTCGGCATGTATGTACCGATGCCGATCCTCAAGGCGCTGCATGGCGTCGTGCCGGACCGGGTGCTGGCCGAAGGCCCCGGGGCCGTGTGGTCGGCACAGGTCAAAGGGCGCGATGCCGATGGCCGCAGCTATACATCGAGCCAGTTTTCCTTTGCCGGCGGCATGGGTGCGCGCATGGCGAAGCCCGGGCCGGATGCGACCTGCTATCCGACGGGCATCGGCGCAACTCCCCTGGAGGTCCTGGAGATGGAGGCGCCGGTGGTGTTCCATCACCGCGAGATCAGGCCGGGCTCGGGCGGGGTGGGACGCAGCCCCGGCGGCAACGGCCAGATCATCGAGTTTGGCGTGAGGACCGGGCGCCCGTGGAATCTCATCTTCTCCGCAACCGGCGTCTCGCAGGCCCCCGAGGGGCTGGACGGCGGCGGCAATGGCAGTCCGGGCAAGCTTCTGGTCAACGGCAAGACGTGGGTGGGCACCGGCCGCAGCCGGATGCAGCCGGACGACGTGGTGCGGATGGAAACGCCCGGTGGCGGCGGGTTCGGGGCCGCGCCGCAGGATGCAGGCACACAAAATCAAGCGAGAGGAAATGCGAATGAGCCGCAGGAAGGCGCTGAGATGGAGGGATCTTCCCACTAA